From the genome of Lotus japonicus ecotype B-129 chromosome 6, LjGifu_v1.2, one region includes:
- the LOC130726927 gene encoding LOB domain-containing protein 21-like translates to MKGYEPRSSSSCAACKLLKRRCTPNCIFAPYFRSDERKKFTKVHKVFGASNVSKILIEVPEEQREDTVNSLAYEAEERLKDPVYGCIGSIALLQRKMVELQHDLAIAKDRLARVHAAAATSTMLSSADILHAHVSLPPFPDFPTCNDFNDDMFCQSSSSSQSFGRHEMVDDFSEIPYMF, encoded by the coding sequence ATGAAGGGCTATGAGCCTCGTTCAAGCTCTTCATGTGCAGCTTGCAAGCTATTGAAAAGGAGATGCACACCCAATTGCATTTTTGCGCCTTACTTTCGCTCCGATGAGCGCaagaaattcacaaaagtccacAAGGTATTTGGAGCGAGCAATGTGAGCAAGATCCTCATTGAAGTGCCGGAAGAGCAGAGGGAGGACACGGTGAATTCACTGGCGTATGAGGCAGAGGAAAGGCTCAAAGACCCTGTTTATGGATGCATTGGTTCAATTGCCTTGTTGCAGAGGAAGATGGTGGAGCTTCAACATGACCTCGCCATTGCTAAGGATCGTCTTGCTCGTGTtcatgctgctgctgctactagTACCATGCTTTCTTCTGCTGACATCTTGCATGCTCATGTTAGCTTGCCTCCATTTCCTGATTTTCCCACTTGCAATGATTTCAATGATGATATGTTCTGCCAAagctcttcatcatctcaaTCATTCGGACGGCATGAAATGGTGGATGATTTTAGTGAAATCCCATATATGTTTTGA
- the LOC130724965 gene encoding protein MAIN-LIKE 2-like: MVDGSLDKENGSGEEEEEGSGEKEEEEEDGQGGKDVQEEDDDEIFFSRGAYDNKFLKTFKGHVALQVWKHYKKPATVFDRGVLKTYHLGTAMLGKDVRKFASGRVEAVDLLPLLTYNLPSVDKTMMSAFVERWQPETSSFHMPFGEMTITLDDVSSLLHIPVAGKFSSLPTLTREEAVIVLHKQLGVTQAEAEAEIRKSLL; this comes from the exons atggtTGATGGTAGCCTTGATAAAGAGAATGGTTctggagaagaggaggaggagggttcTGGTgagaaagaggaggaggaagaggatggACAAGGTGGTAAGGATGTCCaggaagaggatgatgatgaaatATTCTTTTCTAGGGGGGCTTATGACAATAAATTTTTGAAGACCTTCAAGGGACATGTAGCGCTACAGGTGTGGAAGCATTACAAGAAACCGGCTACAGTGTTTGATCGGGGTGTGTTGAAGACCTACCACCTTGGGACTGCTATGCTAGGGAAGGATGTTCGtaaattcgcaagt GGAAGGGTTGAGGCCGTTGATCTATTGCCTTTGCTGACATACAACCTTCCCTCAGTGGACAAGACCATGATGTCGGCGTTTGTTGAGAGATGGCAGCCGGAGACTTCATCTTTTCATATGCCAtttggggagatgactatcacacTTGATGATGTTAGCTCTTTGCTACACATCCCTGTGGCGGGGAAATTCTCCAGTCTCCCAACCCTGACTCGTGAGGAAGCAGTCATTGTATTGCATAAGCAGCTTGGTGTTACGCAAGCAGAGGCTGAAGCGGAGATCCGGAAGTCCTTACTGTAA